A genomic segment from Aspergillus chevalieri M1 DNA, chromosome 7, nearly complete sequence encodes:
- a CDS encoding uncharacterized protein (COG:S;~EggNog:ENOG410PIDW;~InterPro:IPR009291), protein MDLFGATDGLLGVFGSQQSNFSMYLTTMQLALKSLMFVSGVLSGNTPPTDLSVTPIPSYVLEYAPLIWLHSQDPYRPSDIAQQLVHTTPMINWTAVQDLPAPVTLSNLDSLNEHGNTSVFLTSKEGIDADPQPAWLYGDTFDQNNNTGDAVSSVVITRDHGNGTLDAFYFYFYAYNEGNTVLGMEFGNHIGDWEHNMIRFQNATPEAIWYSQHASGQAFTYDATEKQGKRPLGYSGNGTHATYSTPGNHDHTIPGLNLPAGFLVDKTDRGILWDPTKSAYAYSYEPATKTFQAYDPSFPVNWLYYNGQWGDDALPGGPELFGQKKWAAGPNGPKFKHLEREEVCPSHPCVVLPFRSWHEGEGVPDAKGAFDD, encoded by the exons ATGGATTTATTCGGTGCTACTGATGGGCTTCTGGGGGTGTTTG GGTCGCAACAGAGCAATTTTTCAATGTATCTGACCACGATGCAGTTGGCTCTGAAATCTCTCATGTTTGTCTCTGGTGTTCTGTCAGGCAATACGCCTCCTACAGACCTATCTGTGACGCCAATCCCAAGCTATGTCCTCGAATACG CACCTCTCATCTGGCTCCATAGTCAAGATCCCTATAGACCCTCCGATATTGCCCAGCAGCTCGTTCATACCACGCCCATGATTAACTGGACGGCCGTGCAAGACCTTCCCGCGCCGGTAACGCTTAGCAACCTGGACAGTCTCAACGAGCACGGAAACACCAGCGTCTTCTTGACGTCGAAGGAAGGCATCGATGCTGATCCGCAGCCGGCGTGGTTGTATGGCGATACTTTCGATCAGAACAATAACACTGGGGATGCTGTTTCGTCAGTGGTTATCACTCGTGATCATGGGAATGGCACACTTGATGCGTTCTACTTTTACTTTTATGC GTACAATGAGGGAAACACGGTTCTGGGAATGGAGTTTGGTAACCACATAGGAGATTG GGAACACAACATGATTCGCTTCCAAAACGCAACTCCAGAGGCAATCTGGTACAGCCAGCACGCCAGTGGACAAGCATTCACCTACGACGCCACAGAGAAACAAGGAAAGAGGCCCCTCGGCTACTCCGGAAATGGCACCCATGCCACTTATTCCACTCCCGG CAACCACGACCACACAATCCCCGGACTCAACCTTCCCGCCGGCTTCCTAGTCGACAAAACCGACCGCGGCATCCTCTGGGACCCCACCAAGTCCGCATACGCATACAGCTATGAACCTGCCACAAAGACTTTCCAGGCATACGACCCAAGCTTCCCGGTGAACTGGCTGTATTATAACGGACAATGGGGGGATGATGCGCTGCCGGGGGGCCCAGAGTTGTTTGGGCAGAAGAAGTGGGCGGCAGGACCGAATGGACCGAAGTTTAAGCAtttggagagggaggaggtgTGTCCG
- a CDS encoding uncharacterized protein (COG:Q;~EggNog:ENOG410PND2;~InterPro:IPR023389,IPR014980;~PFAM:PF08883): MTDQFAYTYPSPLEGYENLEPLPEERNDDGKSFKNPQHGILSKAYEEFPDPLSKGRRGGFDIHIYHFQNNPDQVTYARALWERIRREFPELRIYTFFDRPVGPHPVAMFEVNLFTPAQFGAFIPWLVINRGPLSALLHPNTADSEEERNHTQRATWLGERIPLDLRVFKLMKEREKREEEEREWEKKAVEGRL, translated from the exons ATGACAGACCAATTCGCATACACATACCCCTCACCATTGGAGGGGTATGAGAATCTCGAACCACTCCCGGA AGAGAGAAACGATGACGGAAAGTCTTTCAAGAATCCGCAACATGGGATCTTGAGTAAGGCGTATGAGGAATTCCCGGATCCTTTGTCTAAGGGACGACGGGGAGGGTTTGATATTCACATCTATCATTTTCAG aacaacccagaccaagtAACCTACGCAAGAGCTCTCTGGGAACGAATCCGCCGGGAAT TCCCCGAACTCCGTATCTACACCTTCTTCGACCGCCCCGTAGGCCCTCATCCCGTCGCCATGTTCGAAGTTAACCTTTTCACGCCCGCGCAATTCGGCGCTTTCATCCCATGGCTGGTGATCAATCGCGGTCCGCTGAGTGCTCTGCTACATCCGAATACGGCTGATTCGGAGGAGGAAAGGAATCATACGCAAAGAGCGACGTGGTTGGGGGAGAGGATTCCGTTGGATTTAAGAGTGTTTAAGTTGATgaaggagagagagaagagggaagaagaggagagggagTGGGAAAAGAAAGCTGTTGAGGGGAGGTTATGA
- a CDS encoding uncharacterized protein (COG:S;~EggNog:ENOG410PPHP), whose amino-acid sequence MPPRPGAIGDLSDDDYVAQVLATEARDNSKRYALEGLGAYMPKKPSGAAPKPNTRFLRHIIRETDNHNAALKRKEERDARERMRQLREQQAASSTSRDTRRHRDQDQRESGGRNGERERRDDRQRGHRSHRRRHRSWSASEDRDGARARRHRRRHESEYERTKYRRRDRDDERDYSRRRRSYSRSRSRSPRDGQERDSRGSRRRHGRSYQSRSPSRSRSRSPERTKRRHKEDGDRRNEHRSSLEHRSTHRSSQHPRRSSPTTTDRNQASDHDSDPLEDLVGPLPQRDDGTAPMRSRGRGAYKPSHSTIDAHFAKDYDPTLDVQPDDDDPSSGNRSTRRPVAGLMTEDDDWELALEALRDRARWKQKGEERLRQAGFSESTVDRWKNNAAFTGGDMEGHIEDVKWSKKGEGREWDRGKVFDEDGHVDVRASW is encoded by the exons ATGCCTCCCAGACCAGGAGCGATTGGCGATCTCAGCGACGACGACTACGTCGCGCAAGTCCTTGCAACCGAAGCACGGGATAATTCCAAGAGGTACGCATTGGAGGGATTAGGGGCATACATGCCTAAGAA ACCGTCAGGTGCAGCCCCGAAACCAAATACACGATTTCTACGACACATCATCCGAGAAACGGATAATCATAATGCAGCGCTGAAGCGAAAAGAGGAGAGGGATGCCAGGGAGCGAATGCGCCAGTTACGGGAGCAGCAGGCTGCTTCTTCGACATCGCGCGATACTAGAAGACACCGTGACCAGGACCAGCGTGAATCTGGCGGTCGGAACGGTGAGCGAGAGAGGAGGGACGACCGTCAAAGAGGACATCGATCACATCGGAGGAGACATAGGAGTTGGTCTGCATCAGAAGATAGGGATGGAGCTCGCGCGCGAAGACACAGGCGGAGGCATGAGTCGGAGTATGAGCGGACCAAGTATCGACGGAGAGATCGTGACGATGAGCGCGATTACTCGAGACGGCGTCGATCGTATTCTCGCTCGAGAAGCCGGTCTCCGCGAGATGGACAGGAACGTGATTCCCGGGGTAGTAGGCGGCGCCATGGACGATCATACCAGTCTAGGTCGCCTTCGCGCTCTCGATCCCGATCTCCTGAACGCACTAAGAGGAGACACAAAGAGGACGGTGATAGACGAAATGAACATCGCAGCTCGCTTGAGCATCGGTCTACTCACAGGTCCAGCCAACATCCGAGAAGATCTTCGCCAACGACAACAGACCGGAACCAGGCATCAGATCACGACTCAGATCCATTGGAGGACCTAGTAGGACCGCTGCCACAAAGAGACGATGGTACAGCGCCTATGCGCTCTCGCGGGCGAGGCGCCTACAAGCCCAGTCATAGTACCATCGATGCCCATTTCGCAAAGGACTACGATCCAACACTTGACGTCCAACCGGACGACGATGACCCATCTTCCGGAAATAGATCTACGCGTCGTCCAGTAGCAGGACTCATGACCGAAGACGATGACTGGGAACTCGCCCTCGAGGCCCTCCGGGACCGAGCCCGCTGGAAACAaaagggagaggagaggTTACGGCAGGCTGGGTTCAGCGAGTCTACGGTGGACCGGTGGAAGAACAACGCTGCTTTTACGGGAGGGGATATGGAGGGCCATATTGAGGACGTGAAATGGTCGAAGAAGGGCGAGGGACGTGAATGGGATCGGGGAAAGGTttttgatgaggatgggcATGTTGATGTTAGGGCGTCTTGGTAG
- a CDS encoding uncharacterized protein (COG:S;~EggNog:ENOG410PMYM;~InterPro:IPR037475;~go_component: GO:0031617 - NMS complex [Evidence IEA];~go_process: GO:0034501 - protein localization to kinetochore [Evidence IEA]): MTEPNASEALSHLQSLENEHGDIKTHLSILRISEPISLESETESQERSPSKRGSDVSALDNPTPSSLEADLTHYKELFSKLRFSYVEQVTKEKFLRAIVGDPPLVVDNNENLRLETQLAEVKAELKARKEDVRVMIEEMEKKGRDLAARYKHIQLQGTQLSELPESIANIESTIAGLRAKQVANMDDASSSQRLPLPATLSLLAEREAELAALNRQLATVQNALPRKTREAEAIERELGVLERRKTEEIAQAREAQRKKQQGESDGLEEMGRWYRGAEETLKKIVGVRE, translated from the exons ATGACAGAGCCGAACGCATCCGAAGCACTAAGCCACCTCCAAAGTCTCGAAAACGAACACGGCGACATCAAAACAcacctctccatcctccGCATCAGCGAACCCATTTCGTTAGAATCGGAGACTGAGAGTCAGGAACGGTCTCCCTCGAAGCGTGGCTCCGATGTTTCTGCTCTCGATAATCCCACGCCGTCTTCGTTGGAGGCTGATTTGACACATTACAAG GAACTCTTCTCCAAACTACGCTTTTCCTACGTCGAACAAGTCACAAAAGAAAAATTCCTCCGCGCAATCGTAGGCGACCCGCCCCTCGTCGTCGACAACAATGAGAACCTCAGACTCGAAACCCAACTCGCAGAAGTGAAGGCAGAGCTCAAAGCGCGCAAAGAAGATGTCCGGGTGATGATCGAAGaaatggagaagaagggcAGAGATCTCGCAGCGCGTTACAAACACATCCAATTACAAGGGACCCAACTCTCCGAACTTCCCGAATCCATCGCGAATATCGAGTCTACTATCGCAGGGCTACGCGCGAAACAGGTTGCCAATATGGACGATGCATCGTCGTCGCAGAGACTTCCTCTTCCTGCGACGTTGTCACTCTTAGCTGAGCGGGAGGCTGAACTTGCGGCGCTTAATCGTCAGTTGGCTACGGTGCAGAATGCTTTGCCTAGGAAGACACGGGAGGCTGAGGCTATTGAGCGCGAATTGGGTGTGCTCGAGAGACGGAAGACAGAAGAAATTGCGCAGGCCAGAGAAGCTCAGCGGAAGAAGCAGCAGGGAGAAAGCGACGGTCTTGAGGAAATGGGACGGTGGTATAGAGGGGCGGAAGAGACATTGAAGAAGATCGTGGGTGTCAGGGAGTAG
- the RPS9 gene encoding 40S ribosomal protein uS4 (COG:J;~EggNog:ENOG410PG10;~InterPro:IPR036986,IPR022801,IPR001912,IPR002942, IPR018079,IPR005710;~PFAM:PF00163,PF01479;~go_component: GO:0015935 - small ribosomal subunit [Evidence IEA];~go_function: GO:0003723 - RNA binding [Evidence IEA];~go_function: GO:0003735 - structural constituent of ribosome [Evidence IEA];~go_function: GO:0019843 - rRNA binding [Evidence IEA];~go_process: GO:0006412 - translation [Evidence IEA]) produces MAPVPRVYSKTYKVPRRPFESARLDSELKVVGEYGLRNKREVWRVQLTLSKIRRAARELLTLDEKDPKRLFEGNALIRRLVRIGVLDESRMKLDYVLALRIEDFLERRLQTCVYKLGLAKSIHHARVLIKQRHIRVGKQIVNVPSYMVRLDSQKHIDFALTSPYGGGRPGRVQRKKARAAEGGGEDGGEEDEE; encoded by the exons ATGGCCCCCGTCCC TCGCGTCTACTCCAAGACCTACAAGGTCCCTCGTCGTC CTTTCGAGTCGGCTCGTCT TGACTCGGAACTGAAGGTTGTCGGCGAGTACGGCCTGCGCAACAAGCGTGAGGTGTGGCGTgtccagctcaccctgtcCAAGATCCGTCGTGCTGCTCG TGAGCTCCTCACCCTCGACGAGAAGGACCCCAAGCGTCTGTTCGAAGGCAATGCCCTGATTCGCCGTCTGGTCCGTATCGGTGTGCTTGACGAGTCGCGCATGAAGCTCGATTACGTTCTTGCCCTCCGCATTGAAGACTTCTTGGAGCGCCGTCTCCAGACCTGTGTCTACAAGCTCGGTCTCGCCAAGTCCATCCACCATGCCCGTGTCCTGATCAAGCAGCGTCACATCCGTGTTGGCAAGCAGATCGTCAACGTTCCCTCCTACATGGTCCGCCTTGACTCCCAGAAGCACATCGACTTCGCCCTTACCTCGCCCTACGGTGGTGGCCGCCCTGGCCGTGTCCAGCGCAAGAAGGCCCGCGCTGCTGAGGGTGGTGGTGAAGACGGTGgtgaggaggacgaggagtaG
- a CDS encoding 60S ribosomal protein eL21 (COG:J;~EggNog:ENOG410PHM8;~InterPro:IPR036948,IPR018259,IPR008991,IPR001147;~PFAM:PF01157;~go_component: GO:0005840 - ribosome [Evidence IEA];~go_function: GO:0003735 - structural constituent of ribosome [Evidence IEA];~go_process: GO:0006412 - translation [Evidence IEA]), whose translation MGHSHGLRRGTRYAFARNFKEHGQIRLSTYLKTYRVGDIVDIHVNGAVQQGMPHKVFNGKTGVVYNVTKSSVGVLLYKIVDNRYIEKRVNVRIEHVKHSRSREDFIKRVKENAEKKRQAKEQGVHLHLKRQPAQPREAHTVEGATPETIAPVAYDTHI comes from the exons ATGGGTCACTCGCACGGTTTGAGACGCGGCACCCGG TATGCCTTCGCTCGTAACTTCAAGGAGCATGGCCAGATTCGCCTGTCGACCTACCTGAAGACCTACCG GGTCGGCGACATTGTCGACATCCACGTCAACGGTGCCGTCCAGCAGGG TATGCCCCACAAGGTCTTCAACGGTAAGACCGGTGTCGTCTACAACGTGACCAAGTCGTCCGTCGGTGTCCTCCTCTACAAGATCGTCGACAACCGCTACATCGAGAAGCGCGTCAACGTCCGCATTGAGCACGTCAAGCACTCCCGCTCCCGTGAGGACTTCATCAAGCGTGTCAAGGAGAACGCCGAGAAGAAGCGCCAGGCCAAGGAGCAGGGTGTCCACCTCCACTTGAAGCGCCAGCCCGCCCAGCCCCGTGAGGCTCACACCGTCGAGGGTGCCACCCCCGAGACCATCGCCCCTGTTGCTTACGACACTCACATTTAA
- a CDS encoding putative mitochondrial carrier protein (Rim2) (BUSCO:EOG09263HED;~COG:C;~EggNog:ENOG410PI6Y;~InterPro:IPR018108,IPR023395,IPR002067;~PFAM:PF00153;~go_process: GO:0055085 - transmembrane transport [Evidence IEA]), whose product MSLPANPNTGTSQAYLATGNQSPQIGNDKLVQSRETGNVVPQRVRPDEAETKPKPFAHFVAGGLGGMTSATLTSPLDVLKTRLQSDFYQAQLQALRASHPVPPSSSITALPRLAILHFSETFQILRSIHVHEGWRALFKGLGPNLIGVVPARAINFAVYGNGKRIISDYYDYRDAKETPVGVHLTAAAAAGIATGTATNPIWLVKTRLQLDKSNSEAGKGRQYKNSWDCIKQTVRHEGIRGLYKGLSASYLGVTESTLQWVMYEQMKMFLGRREEEKLVNPNHEYGYWDTVELWGGRIASAGMAKLVAAALTYPHEVVRTRLRQAPTVSTAEGKVEMKYTGLVQCFKTVWKEEGMVGLYGGLTPHLLRVVPSAAIMFGMYELLLRAFGATS is encoded by the exons ATGTCTCTCCCAGCTAACCCCAACACCGGCACATCGCAGGCGTATCTGGCAACCGGGAATCAGTCGCCGCAGATTGGGAATGATAAATTAGTACAATCAAGAGAAACCGGCAATGTGGTGCCCCAGCGCGTGCGGCCAGATGAGGCCGAGACAAAACCAAAGCCATTTGCACATTTCGTCGCAGGAGG ACTCGGTGGTATGACTTCCGCGACGCTCACCTCGCCGCTCGATGTCCTGAAAACCCGTCTACAATCCGACTTCTACCAAGCACAACTACAAGCCCTTCGCGCTTCCCACCCCGTACCGCCATCCTCATCGATCACCGCACTCCCTCGGTTAGCGATTCTACATTTCAGCGAGACATTCCAGATCCTCCGCTCGATACATGTCCACGAAGGGTGGCGCGCTCTGTTCAAGGGCTTAGGCCCGAATTTGATCGGTGTTGTTCCAGCCCGTGCTATCAACTTCGCCGTATATGGAAACGGAAAGCGCATTATAAGCGATTACTATGACTACCGGGATGCGAAGGAGACGCCCGTTGGGGTACATTTAACAGCGGCCGCAGCGGCGGGGATTGCCACCGGAACAGCGACAAATCCGATCTGGCTCGTGAAAACACGGTTACAACTCGACAAGTCGAATTCAGAAGCCGGAAAGGGACGACAATATAAGAACAGCTGGGATTGTATCAAGCAGACGGTCCGCCACGAGGGTATCCGGGGTCTGTACAAGGGTCTTTCAGCGTCCTATCTGGGCGTGACAGAATCGACGCTACAATGGGTTATGTACGAGCAAATGAAGATGTTTCTCGGACGCagggaggaggagaaatTGGTCAATCCGAACCATGAGTACGGATACTGGGATACCGTGGAGTTATGGGGAGGCCGGATCGCCTCTGCTGGTATGGCCAAGTTGGTCGCTGCGGCGCTCACATACCCGCATGAGGTTGTCCGGACAAGGTTGAGGCAGGCCCCTACCGTCTCGACCGCGGAGGGTAAGGTTGAGATGAAGTATACCGGGCTCGTGCAGTGCTTCAAGACGGTATGGAAGGAGGAGGGTATGGTTGGATTGTATGGTGGTCTGACGCCACACTTGCTTCGTGTGGTTCCATCTGCTGCCATTATGTTTGGAAT GTATGAATTGCTTTTGCGCGCGTTTGGGGCGACGTCTTAA
- a CDS encoding putative C2H2 zinc finger domain protein: protein MPTPRACWRCSKTVGSWKEWFECIANHCRIPSTESDPLSRRGSRDHGNNDGNNSGRPGGGEGNPPGKTFQDHVTGAGAQFDFFSDTGFSGTDCNYYGAAGTYTSSGQTFEDGTNSDESSSAGSDAESPFFSFEESEPRPMEFLGSGLLHTGELPSTEHRSRPNNRDPHISEMKRLSRAQTQFPEGISPDQSRSEQALVHKSADACSPTEASTSTHLAKNERRPKLREKANVIRQLLVLQSAAAARSRRVTEVTEEIDVSLLDPKPNLTWLPKPATDLIVLEPQWLLKQLIEPFLAECDASEKPSPFWLAASRFLESIVIHE from the coding sequence ATGCCGACTCCAAGGGCGTGCTGGCGTTGCTCAAAAACAGTAGGCTCCTGGAAAGAATGGTTTGAGTGCATAGCCAATCATTGTCGCATACCTTCCACGGAGAGTGATCCCTTGAGCAGGAGAGGCAGTCGTGACCATGGTAACAATGACGGCAACAACAGTGGCCGCCCAGGGGGGGGAGAAGGAAATCCACCTGGCAAAACATTTCAGGATCATGTCACAGGGGCGGGAGCGCAGTTCGATTTCTTTTCTGATACTGGCTTTTCTGGCACCGATTGCAATTATTACGGTGCTGCAGGGACTTATACCTCTAGCGGACAGACATTTGAGGATGGCACAAACTCCGATGAGTCGTCATCGGCAGGCTCTGATGCGGAAAGTccatttttctcttttgagGAATCAGAGCCACGACCCATGGAATTTTTAGGTTCCGGCTTGCTCCATACCGGAGAACTACCGTCAACCGAACACCGTTCTCGACCAAACAATCGGGACCCCCATATCTCCGAAATGAAGAGGCTGTCCCGAGCGCAAACCCAATTCCCGGAGGGCATTTCTCCAGACCAGTCTCGTTCCGAACAAGCACTTGTACACAAGTCTGCAGACGCTTGCTCACCGACTGAAGCCTCGACCTCGACACATCTCGCCAAGAACGAACGGCGCCCTAAGCTGCGAGAGAAAGCAAATGTTATCAGACAATTGCTTGTGCTTCAGTCCGCTGCAGCAGCACGCTCTCGACGGGTGACCGAAGTCACCGAAGAAATCGACGTATCCCTTTTAGACCCAAAACCGAATCTTACTTGGCTCCCCAAACCTGCTACTGACCTTATCGTCCTTGAGCCTCAGTGGCTCTTGAAGCAGCTTATCGAGCCTTTCCTAGCGGAATGCGACGCGAGCGAGAAGCCATCTCCATTCTGGCTTGCTGCTTCTCGCTTTTTGGAGTCAATTGTGATTCATGAATAA
- a CDS encoding uncharacterized protein (COG:A;~EggNog:ENOG410PFMB;~InterPro:IPR027417,IPR014001,IPR011545;~PFAM:PF00270;~go_function: GO:0003676 - nucleic acid binding [Evidence IEA];~go_function: GO:0005524 - ATP binding [Evidence IEA]) → MSSQKFSRREDDTGVLIYVAPTKALVNQIAAEIHARFTKKHPSNSGQSVWVIHTRDIRFNDLMKCQVLVTVPHMLQIMLLSPANAKTGAPRVKCIVFDEIYSIGQADDDLVWEQLLLLAPCRIIALSATVGNPTELADWISVTQKSLGIDLKLVQYGQRYSDLGKYFSTPPKKDQVPGASSNDT, encoded by the exons ATGTCATCTCAAAAGTTCTCCAGGAGGGAGGATGATACTGGAGTGTTGATCTATGTTGCGCCGACCAAAGCGTTGGTCAACCAGATTGCTGCGGAAATCCATGCACGGTTTACAAAGAAGCATCCTAGCAATTCTGGGCAGTCTGTGTGGGTAATTCATACTCGTGATATACGATTTAACGATCTGATGAAGTGTCAAGTACTGGTGACTGTTCCACATATGCTCCAAATT ATGTTATTGTCACCGGCCAATGCCAAAACGGGGGCTCCTCGGGTGAAGTGTATCGTCTTCGACGAGATCTACTCGATTGGCCAAGCCGACGATGACCTTGTATGGGAGCAGTTACTGTTGCTCGCTCCATGCCGCATCATTGCTCTTTCGGCAACAGTCGGCAACCCAACAGAGCTCGCAGACTGGATTTCTGTGACGCAGAAATCTCTAGGGATCGACTTGAAACTTGTTCAATATGGCCAACGATACTCGGATCTCGGGAAGTACTTCTCCACCCCACCAAAGAAAGATCAAGTTCCAGGGGCTTCCTCGAACGACACATAA
- a CDS encoding uncharacterized protein (COG:A;~EggNog:ENOG410PFMB;~InterPro:IPR027417,IPR001650;~PFAM:PF00271;~TransMembrane:2 (i244-263o516-534i)) has translation MVKHSSAEFPVPETLRPENHMPSSIRRSDVLEWERCLKDHLATWMINPQSSFNEVRAELDTKFSSSDRLPKETATMGKDDMCDSLFPPLVNLHQQNALPALLFNYERMACEQITESVLNKLCTAEGFYKDDTAWNRKMAEYQKYQASKAKKACEAGKRKSSQDDLNPDPAEYERYAFDGFNPERSLEQFSFAGIRGQDWEELKKDIHKLKRFNINPVLLEALTRGIGVHHAGLNRRYCHFVERLFRRGFLCVVIATGTLALGINMPCPTVVFCSDNPFLTALNYRQASGRTGRHGFDLLGNVIFHGISLLEEYQVISSRLPDLNGHFPITTSLVLRLCILLHNSDLSPYAVQAINSLLAQPRLWLGSVDSRDKMFHHLRFFIEYLRRQKLMRRHGEPTYLARSVAHLYYTENSAFVFHALLREGYFETPKPQSLSQAFQSAEPETHLSGHSDDFTSIKDLCKTVRSEVFLEESVIPHLTVYPDGDMPLLNVYLYDFVCHGNPQPLEVANNILGSDAWFLLNDFSLILATIIVALESEY, from the exons ATGGTCAAGCATTCGTCTGCTGAATTCCCTGTCCCCGAAACGCTCCGTCCAGAAAATCACATGCCTTCGTCCATCCGGAGGAGTGATGTGTTAGAGTGGGAGCGATGTCTCAAAGACCACTTAGCTACTTGGATGATAAATCCACAATCGTCCTTCAACGAAGTTCGGGCAGAGCTTGACACGAAATTCTCATCCTCCGATCGACTTCCTAAGGAAACAGCTACGATGGGAAAAGACGACATGTGCGATTCCCTCTTCCCACCCCTTGTTAACCTGCATCAGCAAAATGCATTGCCAGCGTTGCTCTTCAACTACGAGCGAATGGCCTGCGAGCAAATTACAGAGTCCGTACTCAATAAATTGTGCACTGCAGAGGGATTCTACAAGGATGACACAGCCTGGAATAGAAAAATGGCAGAGTACCAAAAGTACCAGGCATCAAAGGCAAAGAAAGCTTGTGAGGCAGGGAAACGAAAATCATCTCAGGACGACTTGAATCCAGACCCGGCTGAATATGAGCGGTATGCTTTCGATGGTTTCAATCCTGAGAGGTCGTTGGAGCAGTTCTCCTTTGCTGGGATTCGTGGGCAAGACTGGGAGGAGCTCAAGAAAGATATCCACAAGCTGAAACGATTCAATATCAACCCTGTCCTTCTTGAAGCTTTGACAAGGGGCATTGGTGTTCATCACGCAGGATTGAACAGGCGGTACTGTCATTT TGTCGAACGCCTATTCCGTCGAGGATTTCTATGCGTTGTGATAGCTACCGGAACTCTTGCGCTGGGTATCAACATGCCCTGTCCTACCGTCGTCTTCTGCAGCGACAACCCTTTCCTGACAGCCCTGAACTACCGTCAAGCATCAGGAAGAACAGGACGTCATGGCTTCGATCTTCTTGGAAATGTTATCTTCCATGGCATATCTCTTTTGGAGGAGTACCAAGTGATAAGCTCACGACTGCCAGATCTGAATGGCCATTTCCCTATCACAACCAGTTTGGTTCTGCGTCTCTGCATCCTTCTACATAACTCGGATTTATCGCCGTATGCAGTTCAAGCTATCAATTCTTTGCTTGCACAGCCAAGGTTATGGCTGGGTAGTGTGGATTCAAGGGACAAGATGTTTCATCATCTCCGGTTTTTCATCGAATATTTGCGCCGTCAGAAGCTAATGAGAAGACATGGGGAGCCCACCTATCTTGCCCGCAGCGTTGCTCATTTATACTACACCGAAAACAGCGCTTTCGTGTTCCATGCTCTCCTTCGCGAAGGATATTTCGAGACC CCGAAACCACAGTCACTCTCGCAGGCCTTTCAGTCAGCGGAGCCGGAAACCCACCTCTCAGGCCACAGCGATGACTTCACCAGTATAAAGGATCTCTGCAAAACCGTCCGCTCCGAAGTCTTCCTCGAAGAAAGCGTCATCCCGCACTTAACCGTCTACCCAGACGGCGACATGCCACTGTTGAACGTGTACTTGTACGATTTCGTCTGCCATGGAAACCCGCAGCCGCTCGAGGTTGCGAATAACATCTTGGGGTCTGATGCGTGGTTTCTGTTGAATGATTTCTCCCTTATTCTGGCGACGATTATTGTCGCACTGGAGTCCGAGTATTGA